The DNA window TTCCTGTTTTGATACTTGTTCGCATCTGCAGACGATTTCGCCGTAGTCAGGGTTTTCCTTAATTAGTTCAGCTTGTTCGGTTCGTGAGGATTCCCTAAATGAGGGTTTTCTTTTTCGAATTGGGTTAAAATCAGTTTTTTCGGCTAGGACCATTTTTTGTTTAATCATTTGAGTGACCAGTTTAGCAATGGCAGGAGAGGATGTAAGACCAGGGGATTCCATGCCTATCATATTGATGAAGTTTTCAGCGTCTTCTTGGATGATGAAGTCACGGGAGCCTTTTTCGTTGGGTGGGGTAATTTTTGAGCGTACTGAGGAGAACCCGTAGATTATTTGGTTTAGTGGACTTGAGGGGAGCAGGTTTTTGGCTCCATCGATTAGTTGCTTGATTTTTTCTTTAGTGGTTCGTGTATCTTCTCGTGTGTCGATGAATTCTTCGCTGGGTCCAATCAGTATGTTGCCATCCATTGTGTTGGTGAGGTGAACACCTAAGACACCCGCGATTTTTGGTGGCACTGGATAAACTGGAGCGTTGATTATGTTTTGGCAACTCTTGTCAAGAAGCAGGTATTCACCACGGCATGGGTACAGCTTGTAATTATCAACACCGACCATTGCAGAGATTTTGTCTGCATAAAGACCCGCACTATTTACGACCAAGCCCGCGTGGAAGTCGCCTTGGTTAGTGGTTATTTTGTATCCGTTGGTTTCTTGTTTTATTGCAGATACTTCAGTGTTAACATGGATTTTAACACCATTTGCTAAGGCATTTTCGGCTAGGGCAATGGTGAAAAGATAAGGAGGAAAGATACCAGCCACTGGAGAGTACAGCGCGTAGAGGGCATCGATTAGGGGTTCTCGTTTTTTGAGTTCTTCCCCTGTGATTATGGTTAATCCTTCAACTCCGTTGCCTTCTCCTACGGCTTTTATTTTTTCTAAATCTTTGAGCTCCTCTTCTGACCGAGCAATGACGTGTTTTCCGCAGAGGTTGTAGGGTACGTCGAGTTGTTTGGCTAATTCGGGAAACATGAGTCGTCCTTCAACGCACAGTTTAGCTTTCAAGCTTCCCTTGGGATAGTAAAGGCCAGTGTGAAGGACTCCACTGTTACCTTTGCTAACGCCACATGCAACGTCGGGTTCCTTCTCTAATAGAACGGTTTTAATTTGGTATTTGGATAGTTCTCTTGCGAGGGCGCAGCCAATCACGCCAGCGCCTATGATTATTACGTCACTTCTACTGCTCACAGTGGGTCATCTTTGCATTTTTTAGCATTTATTAGTGAGAAGAATAAACTTGCTCAGATAAAAATTGTACTAAGACTTCATTAAAAATAGCGCATGCAGTAGTCGATAATTCAATTTTATTAAACCATCAATTATCAGGCGGTTACTTGTAAAAAGTAGGAAGCTTGTTTTAAAAAAGGGGGAACTAATTTGATTTTTGAAGGTTGGTTTTTCCTGTTCATTCTTTTGTTCAATTTTCCTCCGTTTTTTAGCGGTTAGCTGGAAAGTGGCTGGGTCATATTGACCTGTGAT is part of the Candidatus Bathyarchaeota archaeon genome and encodes:
- a CDS encoding NAD(P)/FAD-dependent oxidoreductase, giving the protein MSSRSDVIIIGAGVIGCALARELSKYQIKTVLLEKEPDVACGVSKGNSGVLHTGLYYPKGSLKAKLCVEGRLMFPELAKQLDVPYNLCGKHVIARSEEELKDLEKIKAVGEGNGVEGLTIITGEELKKREPLIDALYALYSPVAGIFPPYLFTIALAENALANGVKIHVNTEVSAIKQETNGYKITTNQGDFHAGLVVNSAGLYADKISAMVGVDNYKLYPCRGEYLLLDKSCQNIINAPVYPVPPKIAGVLGVHLTNTMDGNILIGPSEEFIDTREDTRTTKEKIKQLIDGAKNLLPSSPLNQIIYGFSSVRSKITPPNEKGSRDFIIQEDAENFINMIGMESPGLTSSPAIAKLVTQMIKQKMVLAEKTDFNPIRKRKPSFRESSRTEQAELIKENPDYGEIVCRCEQVSKQEITDALNNPVSDKTISAVKYRTRAGMGRCHGGFCLPKIVEILKEEYGIPTEEIKLKNPASTLFIGETKSLREDKKSE